The following proteins come from a genomic window of Dongia rigui:
- a CDS encoding ABC-F family ATP-binding cassette domain-containing protein, which yields MLTINNLTYRIAGREILSNASVSVSAGHHAGLVGRNGAGKSTLLKLISGDLHQDSGTIDVPKSWRVGRLEQEMKDQSRSLIDCVLAADTERTALLHEADHATDPNRIAEIHARLTDIQAHSAESRAAEILAGLGFDGVAQLRPLSDFSGGWQMRVALAAQLFSAPDLMLLDEPTNHLDLEATLWLESYLKNYPGTILLVSHDRDLLNKVVNRTIHLSRGGMISYAGGYDDFENMRRLRMEQDMAMAAKVDAQRKHMQAFVDRFRYKASKARQAQSRLKMIAKLQPISLVADEKGINISFPQPEALAPPLITIDHVSVGYEPGKPILKNLDLRLDPDDRIALLGSNGNGKSTFIKLLAGRLEPMAGQMRKSNKLRVGYFAQHQTDELDLDATPIEVMARAAPDLLPDKRRAHLGRFGLGQDQANTKVAQLSGGEKARLLLALMSRQAPNILLLDEPSNHLDIDSRQALVEAINEFEGAVIIISHDPNLIELSADRLWLVKDGGVKAFDGDMDDYRRQIISERREKNRGEKKGALPEKASAPKLAAAHAGAAASGPKVEPKPVPAAKKVAVSPEKKKALSNAELAVNKLTQALDLIEAKLADPSLYNNGGTAELQTWQTKHAEVKKKLSAAEETWLELSAG from the coding sequence ATGTTAACGATCAACAACCTGACCTACCGCATCGCCGGGCGCGAGATCCTCTCGAACGCCAGCGTCTCCGTTTCGGCCGGCCACCATGCCGGTCTGGTCGGGCGCAACGGTGCCGGCAAGTCGACTTTGCTCAAATTGATCTCCGGCGATCTGCATCAGGATTCAGGCACCATCGACGTGCCGAAATCCTGGCGTGTGGGCCGCCTGGAACAGGAAATGAAGGATCAGAGCCGCAGCCTGATCGATTGTGTGCTGGCGGCCGATACCGAGCGCACGGCCTTGCTCCATGAGGCAGACCACGCCACCGACCCCAACCGCATCGCCGAGATTCATGCGCGCCTCACCGACATCCAGGCGCACAGCGCCGAAAGCCGTGCGGCGGAAATTCTGGCCGGCCTCGGCTTCGATGGTGTGGCGCAGCTCCGCCCGTTGAGCGACTTCTCCGGCGGCTGGCAGATGCGTGTGGCGCTGGCCGCACAGCTCTTCTCGGCGCCCGATCTGATGCTGCTCGACGAGCCGACGAACCATCTCGATCTCGAAGCGACCCTGTGGCTCGAGAGCTATTTGAAGAACTATCCCGGCACGATCCTGCTGGTGAGCCATGACCGCGATCTCCTCAACAAGGTCGTCAACCGCACGATCCATCTGTCGCGCGGTGGCATGATCTCCTACGCCGGCGGCTATGACGATTTCGAGAACATGCGGCGCCTGCGCATGGAGCAGGACATGGCGATGGCCGCCAAGGTCGATGCCCAAAGGAAGCACATGCAGGCCTTCGTCGACCGCTTCCGCTACAAGGCCTCGAAGGCACGGCAGGCGCAGTCGCGCTTGAAGATGATCGCCAAGCTGCAGCCGATTTCGCTGGTCGCTGACGAGAAGGGAATCAACATCTCCTTCCCGCAGCCGGAAGCCTTGGCACCGCCGCTCATCACCATCGATCATGTCTCGGTCGGTTACGAGCCGGGCAAACCGATCCTCAAAAATCTCGACCTGCGCCTCGATCCCGACGACCGCATCGCGCTGTTGGGCTCGAACGGCAACGGCAAATCGACCTTCATCAAGCTGCTGGCCGGCCGCCTGGAGCCGATGGCCGGGCAAATGCGCAAATCCAACAAGCTGCGCGTCGGCTATTTCGCCCAGCACCAGACCGACGAGCTCGATCTCGACGCAACGCCGATCGAGGTGATGGCGCGTGCCGCCCCCGATCTCCTCCCCGACAAGCGCCGCGCGCATCTCGGCCGTTTCGGCCTCGGCCAGGATCAGGCCAATACCAAGGTCGCGCAACTCTCAGGCGGCGAGAAGGCGCGTCTGTTGCTGGCGCTGATGAGCCGCCAGGCGCCCAACATCCTGCTGCTTGACGAACCCTCCAACCATCTCGACATCGACAGCCGCCAGGCCCTGGTCGAGGCCATCAACGAGTTCGAAGGGGCCGTTATCATCATCAGCCACGACCCCAACTTGATCGAACTCAGCGCCGATCGCCTGTGGCTGGTGAAGGATGGTGGCGTCAAAGCCTTCGATGGCGACATGGACGACTACCGCCGCCAGATCATCAGCGAACGGCGTGAGAAGAATCGCGGCGAAAAGAAGGGCGCCCTGCCGGAAAAGGCCTCGGCACCAAAGCTGGCCGCGGCCCATGCCGGCGCCGCTGCGTCGGGGCCCAAGGTCGAGCCCAAGCCGGTGCCCGCCGCAAAGAAGGTCGCGGTTTCGCCGGAAAAGAAGAAGGCACTCAGCAACGCCGAACTGGCGGTGAACAAGCTCACCCAGGCCCTCGACCTCATCGAAGCCAAGCTTGCCGACCCATCGCTCTACAACAATGGCGGCACGGCGGAACTGCAGACCTGGCAGACCAAGCATGCCGAGGTGAAGAAGAAGCTTTCGGCCGCCGAAGAAACCTGGCTGGAACTCAGCGCCGGCTGA
- the ndk gene encoding nucleoside-diphosphate kinase, with the protein MAIERTFSIIKPDATRRNLTGKINAKFEEAGLKIVAQRRIQMSEAQAKKFYDVHAARPFYNDLVKFMTSGPVVVQVLEGEGAVLKNRDIMGATNPANAAPGTIRKEFAESIEANSVHGSDSLENAAIEIAYFFAGSDIVG; encoded by the coding sequence ATGGCCATCGAACGTACTTTCTCGATCATTAAGCCGGACGCCACCCGCCGCAACCTGACCGGCAAGATCAACGCCAAGTTCGAGGAAGCCGGCCTGAAGATCGTCGCCCAGCGCCGCATCCAGATGTCGGAAGCCCAGGCCAAGAAGTTCTACGACGTGCACGCGGCACGCCCCTTCTACAACGATCTGGTGAAGTTCATGACCTCCGGCCCGGTCGTCGTCCAGGTGCTGGAAGGCGAAGGTGCGGTCTTGAAGAACCGCGACATCATGGGCGCCACCAACCCCGCCAATGCCGCCCCGGGCACCATCCGCAAGGAATTTGCGGAATCGATCGAAGCCAATTCGGTCCATGGTTCGGACAGCCTGGAGAATGCCGCGATCGAGATCGCCTATTTCTTCGCCGGTTCCGATATCGTCGGCTAA
- a CDS encoding ribonuclease T2 family protein — MAIGALPRVACAQAMDHYTLVMGFLPGKCLQKPELPFCAGLTLKDPAARNLTLIGLRPDAKAGSVPLEDCDPMSGAFSLPTFEGEIDDAATRACKMPAVKLSPDLARSLAEVMPTTQQCAERQYWSRYGACSMLSEESYFQRAVGRAKDMQRTLLNVTIAGAIGSRIKRDALIEAFAQQFGDEAAQSALQLVCARSKKRSIPVLIEVRIKLRQLGTMRTLAKDGLWQEPGSTLRQRCPETFLVPEAGQPVPDPVAKPEVPGTIPAIEMPVVPQPVVPQVTVPTIEAPQFTAPAKPIPGAPDPTKPQPMDTEPMEVIPPLPQ, encoded by the coding sequence TTGGCCATAGGCGCCCTGCCGCGCGTCGCTTGCGCCCAGGCGATGGATCATTACACGCTGGTCATGGGCTTCCTGCCCGGGAAATGCCTGCAGAAGCCTGAGCTGCCGTTCTGCGCAGGCCTCACCCTCAAGGATCCGGCGGCGCGCAACCTCACCCTCATCGGCCTGCGCCCGGACGCCAAGGCCGGCTCCGTGCCGCTGGAAGATTGCGACCCCATGTCCGGCGCCTTCTCGCTGCCGACCTTCGAGGGCGAGATCGATGACGCGGCAACCCGCGCCTGCAAGATGCCGGCTGTGAAGCTCAGCCCCGATCTCGCCAGGTCGCTGGCGGAAGTCATGCCGACAACCCAGCAATGCGCCGAGCGGCAATACTGGTCGCGCTATGGCGCCTGTTCGATGCTGTCGGAGGAAAGCTATTTCCAGCGCGCGGTCGGCCGCGCCAAGGATATGCAGCGCACCTTGCTCAACGTCACCATCGCCGGCGCCATCGGCAGCCGCATCAAGCGCGACGCGCTGATCGAGGCCTTCGCCCAGCAATTCGGCGACGAAGCAGCACAAAGCGCCCTGCAGCTGGTCTGCGCCCGCTCCAAAAAACGCTCTATCCCCGTCCTTATCGAGGTGCGCATCAAATTGCGCCAGCTCGGCACCATGCGAACTCTGGCCAAGGACGGGCTGTGGCAGGAGCCGGGCAGCACCTTGCGCCAGCGCTGCCCGGAGACGTTCCTGGTGCCCGAGGCGGGCCAGCCGGTCCCCGACCCGGTTGCCAAACCGGAGGTGCCGGGCACGATTCCCGCCATTGAGATGCCGGTGGTCCCGCAGCCCGTCGTACCGCAGGTGACGGTCCCGACCATCGAGGCGCCGCAGTTCACGGCGCCAGCAAAGCCCATTCCCGGCGCGCCGGATCCGACCAAGCCGCAGCCGATGGATACCGAGCCCATGGAAGTTATTCCGCCCCTTCCGCAATGA
- the purN gene encoding phosphoribosylglycinamide formyltransferase, with protein sequence MAKMKIAILISGRGSNLQALIDHFGPAITNSPIEIVLVLSNRPDAFGLTRAERAGIPTKTVDHKAFADRAAFDAAMDAEIRAAGAELVVLAGFLRLLTDGFIAGWHNKLVNIHPALLPSFKGLHTHQRALEAGVRFHGCTVHFVRPAMDEGPIIAQAVVPVRPEDDETALGLRVLAAEHRLFPAALRLVAEGKVHVQGEKAVIYDTAFAGGILFNPLGA encoded by the coding sequence ATGGCGAAAATGAAAATCGCCATCCTGATTTCCGGGCGCGGCAGCAATCTGCAGGCCCTGATCGACCATTTCGGCCCGGCCATCACCAATTCGCCGATCGAGATCGTGCTGGTGCTCTCGAACCGCCCGGACGCCTTCGGCCTCACGCGGGCGGAACGCGCCGGCATTCCCACCAAGACCGTCGATCACAAGGCCTTTGCCGACCGCGCCGCCTTCGATGCGGCGATGGATGCCGAAATCCGCGCCGCCGGTGCCGAACTGGTGGTTCTTGCTGGTTTCCTCCGCCTCCTCACCGATGGCTTCATCGCCGGCTGGCACAACAAGCTGGTCAATATCCATCCGGCCCTGCTGCCATCCTTCAAGGGCCTCCACACCCATCAACGGGCGCTCGAGGCCGGTGTGCGCTTCCATGGCTGCACGGTGCATTTCGTGCGCCCCGCCATGGATGAAGGGCCGATCATCGCCCAGGCCGTGGTCCCGGTGCGCCCCGAGGATGACGAGACCGCGCTGGGCCTGCGCGTCCTTGCCGCCGAACATCGCCTGTTCCCAGCCGCCTTGCGTCTCGTCGCCGAAGGCAAGGTCCATGTGCAGGGCGAGAAAGCGGTGATCTATGACACAGCCTTTGCCGGCGGCATCCTATTCAACCCGTTGGGTGCCTGA
- the purM gene encoding phosphoribosylformylglycinamidine cyclo-ligase produces the protein MGNGITYRDAGVDIDAGNALVEAIKPLAKATARAGADAGLGGFGAFFDPKRAGFRDPILVATTDGVGTKLKIAIEAGCHDTIGVDLVAMCVNDLVVQGAEPLFFLDYFATGKLDVETGKQIISGIADGCKQAGCALIGGETAEMPGMYAKGDYDLAGFAVGAVERDAAITGANVTEGDIVLGLGSSGVHSNGYSLVRKIVEVSGLSYDADAPFQKGTRLGNALLTPTKIYVRSCLAAIRTDGAKLGGVKALAHITGGGLLENIPRVLPKNLACSIDATTWALPPVFSWMRKIAGTDAQEMARTFNCGIGMVMVVGRDDAAGIAKVLRDAGETVSEIGRITARAPGAAGCEVRNTGHW, from the coding sequence ATGGGCAATGGCATCACCTATCGCGATGCCGGTGTCGATATCGATGCCGGTAATGCCCTGGTCGAGGCGATCAAACCGCTGGCAAAAGCCACGGCACGGGCCGGGGCCGATGCGGGATTGGGCGGTTTCGGCGCCTTTTTCGACCCCAAGCGCGCTGGCTTCCGCGACCCCATCCTGGTTGCCACCACCGACGGCGTCGGCACCAAGCTGAAGATCGCCATCGAAGCGGGCTGCCACGACACGATCGGCGTCGACCTGGTCGCCATGTGTGTCAACGATCTGGTCGTCCAGGGCGCCGAGCCGCTCTTCTTCCTCGACTATTTCGCGACCGGCAAGCTCGACGTCGAAACCGGCAAGCAGATCATTTCCGGCATCGCCGATGGCTGCAAGCAGGCAGGCTGTGCGCTGATCGGTGGCGAGACGGCGGAAATGCCCGGCATGTATGCCAAGGGCGATTACGATCTGGCCGGATTCGCCGTGGGCGCCGTCGAGCGTGACGCCGCCATCACCGGCGCCAATGTCACTGAGGGCGATATCGTGCTGGGCCTGGGTTCCAGCGGCGTTCATTCCAACGGCTATTCCCTGGTCCGTAAGATCGTCGAGGTGAGCGGCCTCTCTTATGATGCCGATGCGCCGTTCCAGAAGGGCACGCGTCTCGGCAATGCCCTCCTCACGCCGACCAAGATCTATGTTCGCTCCTGCCTCGCTGCCATTCGTACCGACGGCGCGAAGCTGGGCGGTGTTAAGGCGCTGGCCCATATCACCGGCGGCGGCCTCCTCGAAAACATCCCGCGCGTGCTCCCCAAGAATCTTGCCTGCAGCATCGACGCCACCACTTGGGCCCTGCCGCCGGTTTTCAGCTGGATGCGGAAAATTGCCGGCACGGATGCCCAGGAAATGGCCCGTACTTTCAATTGCGGTATCGGCATGGTGATGGTGGTGGGGCGCGACGACGCCGCCGGTATTGCCAAGGTGCTGCGCGATGCAGGCGAGACGGTGAGCGAAATCGGCCGCATCACGGCACGCGCGCCGGGTGCCGCCGGCTGCGAGGTCCGCAACACCGGACATTGGTAA
- a CDS encoding DUF2066 domain-containing protein, with protein sequence MAPAGVSIRGFFGLLGLLMGVLLAVPASAQNVYVASGVPVDVTGDAATLRDQAVVMAQREALKKVLAEIAPADQVAGLQLPPDDEIGAWVSDVEIEEEKMAATHYVGRYTIRFAAAPVQEFLSGQGVAFAETRSKQMLLIPIYTDETGTTGLWGPSNQWMASWAARPPSNALVPIVVPRGDLDDQNTLSATEALGGNEPKLEFMGERYQAGDVVVAEAQMSAPTPDGKRSLALNVTRYGTEGPQKYEDTLTGDAADPDGLMAQGVAAVQSMLEGAWKNANLVDPNQRTAVSVHVPLTGIEQWVAIKRRLGQVSLIKGVNLKELAKSGADLEISYAGDEAQFIRALSQADLNMVPSGEGVATLTLGSGGGTAPAP encoded by the coding sequence ATGGCCCCAGCGGGCGTCTCGATTCGCGGTTTCTTCGGCCTTCTTGGCCTGCTTATGGGCGTATTGCTGGCGGTTCCGGCCTCGGCACAGAATGTCTATGTGGCGTCCGGCGTGCCGGTCGACGTGACGGGGGATGCTGCCACCTTGCGCGATCAGGCGGTGGTGATGGCCCAGCGCGAGGCCTTGAAGAAGGTCCTGGCCGAGATCGCCCCGGCCGATCAGGTGGCGGGATTGCAGCTCCCGCCCGACGACGAGATCGGCGCCTGGGTCTCGGATGTCGAGATCGAAGAGGAGAAAATGGCGGCGACGCATTACGTCGGCCGCTACACGATCCGCTTCGCCGCCGCCCCGGTGCAGGAATTCTTGAGCGGCCAGGGTGTGGCCTTTGCCGAGACGCGGTCGAAGCAGATGCTGCTCATCCCGATCTATACCGACGAGACCGGGACGACCGGCCTCTGGGGTCCGAGCAACCAGTGGATGGCCAGCTGGGCCGCGCGCCCGCCCAGCAATGCGCTGGTACCGATCGTGGTGCCGCGCGGCGATCTCGACGACCAGAACACGCTTTCGGCCACCGAAGCCCTGGGCGGGAACGAACCCAAGCTCGAATTCATGGGTGAACGCTATCAGGCGGGCGATGTCGTGGTGGCGGAAGCGCAAATGAGCGCACCCACACCCGACGGCAAGCGCAGCCTGGCCCTCAACGTCACGCGCTATGGCACGGAGGGGCCGCAGAAATACGAAGACACGCTGACGGGCGATGCCGCCGATCCAGATGGCTTGATGGCGCAGGGTGTCGCCGCCGTGCAGTCGATGCTGGAAGGGGCGTGGAAGAACGCCAATCTGGTCGATCCCAACCAGCGCACCGCGGTTTCGGTCCATGTGCCGCTGACCGGTATCGAGCAATGGGTCGCCATCAAACGGCGCCTGGGCCAGGTGAGCTTGATCAAGGGCGTGAATCTGAAGGAGCTCGCCAAGAGCGGCGCCGATCTCGAGATCTCCTATGCCGGCGACGAAGCGCAGTTCATCCGCGCGCTGAGCCAGGCCGATCTCAACATGGTGCCGAGCGGCGAAGGTGTTGCAACGCTGACGCTGGGTTCCGGCGGCGGCACGGCGCCGGCGCCGTGA
- a CDS encoding AI-2E family transporter yields MTDIRDINIEFEEPTPPPMRRWPSYLVALIVFLILVYLLRTVLLPFVAGMGVAYFLDPVCDRLEKWGCSRILATTLVTIVFALVVVLAFLLIVPLLVDQMTAFITSLPDLVEKAHQRLLPLYESFRLRFDLPAVDDLGAMLKNRLGTVFGFLTQTVQGVVSGGAALANLLSLIFITPVVTFYLLRDWDLIIARVDHLLPRDHAETIRTQMRAIDTTLAGFVRGQATVCLILGIYYATGLMLVDLPFGLVIGMMAGILTFIPYVGAMSGFVTAMAIALATFDGWHGPAIVGGIFFIGQVLEGNFLTPKLVGDRVGLHPVWIIFALLSGGALFGFVGLLLAVPVAASIGVLVRFGIGRYLVSPLYHGHDRQEDADIVPEFPDQP; encoded by the coding sequence ATGACCGACATCCGCGACATCAATATCGAGTTTGAGGAACCGACGCCGCCGCCCATGCGGCGTTGGCCGAGTTATCTCGTGGCCCTCATCGTCTTCCTGATCCTCGTTTATCTGCTGCGCACCGTGCTGCTGCCCTTCGTCGCTGGCATGGGTGTGGCCTATTTCCTCGATCCCGTCTGCGATCGGTTGGAGAAATGGGGCTGCTCGCGCATTCTCGCGACGACGTTGGTGACGATCGTCTTCGCGCTTGTCGTCGTCCTCGCCTTCCTGCTGATCGTGCCGCTGCTCGTCGACCAGATGACGGCCTTCATCACCAGCCTGCCGGACCTGGTGGAAAAGGCGCACCAGCGCCTGCTGCCGCTCTATGAAAGTTTCCGCCTGCGTTTCGATCTGCCGGCGGTCGACGATTTGGGGGCGATGCTCAAGAACCGCCTTGGCACGGTGTTCGGTTTCCTGACACAGACCGTGCAGGGTGTCGTTTCCGGCGGCGCGGCACTGGCCAACCTGTTGTCGCTCATCTTCATCACGCCGGTGGTGACGTTCTACCTGTTGCGTGACTGGGATCTCATCATCGCGCGGGTCGATCATCTGCTGCCCCGCGACCATGCCGAGACCATCCGCACGCAGATGCGGGCGATCGATACGACGCTGGCTGGCTTCGTGCGCGGCCAGGCCACGGTCTGCCTGATCCTTGGCATCTATTACGCCACGGGCTTGATGCTGGTCGACCTGCCTTTCGGCCTGGTCATCGGCATGATGGCCGGCATTCTGACCTTCATTCCCTATGTCGGCGCCATGTCGGGCTTCGTCACGGCGATGGCCATTGCGCTGGCGACCTTCGATGGCTGGCATGGGCCAGCCATTGTCGGCGGTATCTTCTTCATCGGCCAGGTGCTGGAGGGTAATTTCCTGACGCCCAAGCTGGTGGGCGATCGCGTCGGGCTGCATCCGGTCTGGATCATCTTCGCGCTGCTCTCCGGCGGCGCGCTCTTCGGCTTCGTGGGGCTGTTGCTCGCCGTGCCTGTGGCGGCGTCGATCGGCGTGCTGGTGCGCTTCGGCATCGGGCGCTATCTGGTGAGCCCGCTCTATCATGGTCATGATCGGCAGGAAGACGCCGACATCGTGCCGGAATTCCCGGACCAGCCATGA
- a CDS encoding HdaA/DnaA family protein produces MTGRQLPFDLPPRHAMGAADFVAAPSNQAALALIESWPAWPTPALAVHGPAGCGKTHLAHVFQEKAGDAALFLTSPTGLPDLPAKPVLILDEPQLDETAFFHLLNRIKNEGGSLLILSREAPARWDVTLPDLASRLKAIPSVEVSPPDDALLAAVLVKHFADRQINVAPDVIDYLLKHMERSFAAAADIAERLDRAALAEGRAITIPLVRRILS; encoded by the coding sequence ATGACGGGTCGACAACTGCCCTTCGACCTGCCGCCGCGCCATGCGATGGGGGCGGCGGATTTCGTTGCCGCGCCAAGCAATCAGGCGGCCTTGGCTTTGATCGAGTCATGGCCGGCCTGGCCAACGCCCGCCCTGGCCGTGCATGGCCCGGCCGGCTGCGGCAAGACGCATCTCGCGCATGTGTTCCAGGAGAAGGCCGGCGACGCGGCCTTGTTCCTCACCAGCCCGACCGGTCTTCCTGATTTACCGGCGAAGCCCGTCCTCATCCTCGATGAGCCGCAGCTTGATGAGACGGCGTTTTTTCATCTTCTCAACCGCATCAAGAATGAGGGCGGTTCGCTGCTGATCCTCAGTCGCGAGGCCCCCGCGCGCTGGGACGTGACGCTCCCCGACCTTGCCTCGCGCTTGAAGGCGATCCCGAGTGTCGAGGTGTCGCCGCCGGACGACGCGCTGCTGGCGGCCGTCCTGGTCAAGCACTTCGCCGACCGCCAGATCAACGTGGCGCCGGATGTCATCGATTATCTTTTGAAGCATATGGAGCGCAGCTTTGCTGCAGCCGCTGATATCGCCGAGCGGCTCGACCGCGCGGCGCTGGCGGAAGGTCGCGCCATCACCATTCCGCTGGTGCGCCGCATTCTGTCCTGA
- a CDS encoding TFIIB-type zinc ribbon-containing protein: MKCPVCNQDLVMSDRQGIEIDYCSKCRGVWLDRGELDKIIERSVREAPQAAAPQPVQQAAPQAQPYRDERPYQRRDHDDDRYRHKHYKQKSWLSELFD, translated from the coding sequence ATGAAATGTCCGGTCTGCAACCAGGATCTGGTGATGAGCGATCGTCAGGGAATCGAGATCGACTATTGCAGCAAATGCCGCGGCGTGTGGCTCGATCGTGGCGAGTTGGACAAGATCATCGAACGCAGCGTGCGCGAAGCGCCGCAAGCGGCTGCACCGCAGCCAGTACAGCAGGCAGCCCCACAGGCGCAGCCCTATCGTGACGAACGGCCATACCAGCGCCGCGACCATGACGACGACCGCTATCGCCATAAGCACTACAAGCAGAAATCCTGGCTGAGCGAGTTGTTTGATTAG
- a CDS encoding LysR substrate-binding domain-containing protein translates to MAKRTLPSLKSLQAFEAAARHLSFRVAAEELSLTQSAISHQVAGLEARLGTSLFRRAARRVELTEAGAQLYPYLRDGFDRMAQGVGLVDRVRISGDLVVQVYVTVAVRWLLPRLHLFQAAHPDILVRLSTSQLDWEFDPMTSDLGLICTRNPHGPGVHYTHLFDAKLVAVCTPAIQRAGMGLRQPADLVNHAMLQVYTAAEDWHDWLEAAGLPTLKGRAAPKFDSYLLAIEAAIEGQGVAVVPEFMVAPDLKIGRLVKPFPEVDVHHGASWYLACLEERVKEPSMQHFRDWLVTEIANDPAFQA, encoded by the coding sequence ATGGCGAAAAGAACTCTTCCATCGCTGAAATCGCTTCAGGCTTTCGAAGCCGCGGCCCGGCATTTGTCGTTCCGGGTGGCGGCTGAGGAATTGTCGCTGACGCAATCGGCCATCAGCCACCAGGTGGCCGGGTTGGAAGCGCGCCTGGGCACCTCCCTCTTCCGCCGCGCGGCACGCCGGGTGGAACTGACCGAAGCCGGCGCCCAGCTTTATCCCTATTTGCGTGACGGTTTCGACCGCATGGCGCAAGGGGTGGGCCTGGTCGACCGCGTACGCATTTCCGGCGATCTGGTGGTGCAGGTCTATGTGACGGTGGCGGTGCGCTGGCTGTTGCCGCGCCTGCATCTCTTCCAGGCAGCACATCCCGATATCCTGGTGCGGCTCTCGACCAGCCAGCTCGATTGGGAATTCGACCCGATGACCAGCGATCTGGGGCTGATCTGCACCAGGAACCCGCACGGGCCCGGCGTCCATTACACGCATCTCTTCGACGCCAAGCTGGTTGCCGTCTGCACCCCCGCCATCCAGCGCGCCGGCATGGGCCTTCGGCAGCCGGCCGACCTCGTCAATCACGCCATGCTGCAGGTCTATACCGCAGCCGAGGATTGGCATGACTGGCTGGAGGCCGCGGGCCTGCCGACCTTGAAGGGTCGCGCCGCGCCGAAATTCGATTCATATCTCCTCGCCATCGAGGCCGCCATCGAAGGCCAGGGTGTGGCGGTCGTGCCGGAATTCATGGTGGCGCCGGATCTCAAAATCGGCCGCCTGGTGAAACCCTTCCCCGAAGTCGACGTCCATCACGGCGCCAGCTGGTACCTCGCCTGCCTCGAAGAGCGCGTGAAGGAACCCAGCATGCAGCATTTCCGCGACTGGCTCGTCACGGAAATCGCCAACGACCCGGCGTTTCAGGCGTAG